A part of Primulina eburnea isolate SZY01 chromosome 10, ASM2296580v1, whole genome shotgun sequence genomic DNA contains:
- the LOC140842700 gene encoding FCS-Like Zinc finger 13-like: MIGKNPRRVIGRLAGSLVSGNRSGVVDVVTGWRSHLEPKAQSPKGIKCFDFGGVGLGIVAALDKSGDRVGETPANIALFSRKMSRSNPIPVKNPLKFGGYLEEFEMGSSEEYTIVTSHGPDNHYTKVYYGGMEHGRKGDERAPFRIQSSGTSTRASVFHISPPRLGEFDGAPAADFLSSCNLCKKQLHGKDIYMYRGDKAFCSSECRYSQIVMDERKEKCRSENSRPVEVSSSPLSNGHVFTTGILAI, from the exons ATGATCGGGAAAAACCCGAGGCGGGTGATCGGGAGACTCGCCGGATCATTGGTTTCCGGCAATAGATCCGGCGTGGTTGATGTTGTCACCGGTTGGAGAAGCCACTTAGAGCCCAAAGCTCAGTCCCCGAAAGGGATAAAATGTTTCGATTTTGGTGGGGTTGGATTAGGAATTGTGGCGGCACTCGACAAATCCGGTGATCGCGTGGGTGAAACTCCGGCTAATATAGCGTTGTTCAGCCGAAAGATGAGTCGATCCAACCCCATTCCGGTGAAGAATCCGTTAAAATTTGGGGGATATCTGGAGGAATTTGAGATGGGAAGTTCAGAGGAATACACAATTGTGACGTCCCATGGACCAGATAACCACTACACTAAAGTGTATTATGGTGGGATGGAGCATGGTAGGAAGGGTGACGAAAGGGCCCCTTTCAGAATACAAAGCAGTGGAACGAGCACCCGGGCCAGTGTATTCCACATATCTCCGCCAAGATTGGGGGAAttcgacggagctccggcggcCGATTTCCTGAGCTCCTGCAACTTGTGCAAGAAGCAACTCCATGGCAAAGACATATACATGTACAG GGGTGACAAAGCATTTTGCAGCTCAGAGTGTCGATACAGTCAAATTGTAATGGACGAGCGCAAAGAGAAGTGCAGATCAGAAAACTCGAGACCCGTCGAGGTTTCGAGCTCGCCCCTTTCAAATGGACATGTTTTCACTACTGGGATCCTAGCAATTTAG
- the LOC140842701 gene encoding oligouridylate-binding protein 1-like has product MHQQRLKQQQALMQQSLYHPGLLAQPQIEPILSGNLPPGFDSSTCRSVYVGNIHPQVTEPLLQEVFANTGPLEGCKLIRKEKSSYGFVDYFDRRSAALAIVTLNGRQLFGQPIKVNWAYASSQREDTTNQFNIFVGDLSPEVTDATLFACFSVYPSCSDARVMWDQKTGRSRGFGFVSFRNQQEAQSSINDLNGKWLGSRQIRCNWATKGAGLGDDQQSSDLKTIVELTNGTSEDGLEKRNEDAPENNPQYTTVYVGNLSPEVTSVDLHRHFHALGVGAIEDIRVQRDKGFGFIRYGSHAEAARAIQLGNARILFGKPIKCSWGSKPTPPGTSSTPLPPPAATYMPGFTAADLAAYERQLALSKMMGDAQALMHPQGQRFAAATQPLYDTMYSSIGTSQQPMFYQ; this is encoded by the exons ATGCATCAGCAGAGGTTGAAGCAACAGCAAGCGCTAATGCAGCAATCTCTTTATCATCCGGGTCTCCTTGCTCAGCCTCAG ATAGAGCCTATCTTGAGTGGAAATTTGCCACCCGGATTTGATTCAAGTACATGCCGTAGTGT GTATGTTGGAAACATCCACCCACAAGTTACGGAACCACTTCTTCAAGAGGTTTTTGCTAATACTGGTCCTCTCGAAGGTTGCAAGCTCATTCGTAAAGAGAAG TCATCATATGGCTTTGTGGATTACTTTGATCGCCGATCGGCCGCCCTTGCTATCGTGACTTTGAATGGGAGGCAATT GTTTGGTCAACCTATTAAAGTTAACTGGGCATATGCTAGTTCGCAGAGAGAGGACACAACAA ATCAATTCAATATTTTTGTTGGTGATCTTAGCCCAGAGGTTACGGATGCTACcttatttgcatgtttctctGTCTATCCTAGTTGTTC AGATGCAAGGGTCATGTGGGATCAGAAGACTGGTCGCTCAAGGGGCTTCGGTTTTGTTTCTTTTCGTAATCAGCAG GAAGCTCAAAGTTCAATAAATGACTTGAATG GGAAGTGGCTTGGAAGTAGACAGATCCGCTGCAACTGGGCCACAAAAGGTGCCGGTCTGGGTGATGACCAGCAGAGTTCTGATTTAAAAACCATCGTGGAACTAACAAATGGAACATCAG AAGATGGTCTGGAAAAGAGGAATGAAGATGCCCCAGAAAACAATCCACAGTATACGACTGTCTATGTTGGCAATCTTTCTCCTGAA GTGACATCTGTTGATCTACACCGTCATTTCCATGCACTTGGAGTTGGAGCAATTGAGGATATCCGTGTTCAGCGAGACAAAGGTTTTGGCTTCATAAGATATGGTAGTCATGCTGAAGCAGCTCGCGCTATCCAGCTGGGAAATGCTCGAATCCTTTTTGGCAAACCGATAAAG TGCTCATGGGGTAGTAAGCCTACTCCTCCAGGAACCAGTTCTACCCCTCTACCTCCTCCAGCTGCAACTTATATGCCAGGATTTACGGCTGCCGATCTTGCTGCCTATGAGCGGCAACTTGCTTTGAGTAAAATGATGGGTGATGCACAAGCCCTGATGCATCCACAGGGTCAGCGATTTGCTGCTGCTACTCAGCCGCTATATGACACCATGTATTCGAGCATCGGCACATCCCAACAACCCATGTTCTATCAGTAG
- the LOC140842702 gene encoding LOW QUALITY PROTEIN: uncharacterized protein (The sequence of the model RefSeq protein was modified relative to this genomic sequence to represent the inferred CDS: inserted 1 base in 1 codon), translating into MAEDFEAAVEDGLRLSKRIYFGKDRAVAPPKPPTAMERAAGYSFLPASPMIYAVISDPAIVDNPDMPSYQPHVHGRCDPPALIPLQMSGVSLEVDSYLDMAFVTVTGSWRVHCVMGNRSCDCRIAVPMGEQGSLLGVEVEVPRKSYRTQLIAIDNEIGTEKAAKIEDGGFLKAHIFTLKVPQIDGGTNLSVKIRWSQKLLYRDGQFTLNIPFSFPEYVTPAGKKISKREKIQLNVNSGSGTEVLCKTTSHPLKERLRQAGKLGFLYDSEVLTWSRSDFVFTYAISSTHTFGGVLLSPPSLHDVDHREMFCCFLYPGVQQNEKVFRRVVVFVVDISGSMKGKLLDDTKNALFAALSKLNPGDSFNVIAFNGKTYLFSSSLESATAGAIEKVTQWVNLNFVAGGGTNILLPLNQAIEMLSDYQNYFPIIFLITDGAVEDERHICDALKSQLTNQKNVCPRVSTFGIGDFCNHYFLQLLATIGRGHYDSAIDVDSIEIRMEGLFARASSIFLANISFENVDGLDDLEVFPSRIPDLSXSPLIVSGRYSGTFPEILKVKGVRPDTSNFSLELKSQEAKEIPIDKIVAKQHIELLTAQAWYSESKELEEKIAKMSVQNAIFSEYTQVVLLETAEGKTSANSTNSKQVSNKTRHKKTEDSKPQKLIVLNNVGLGFGNIDATKENIPPGSSDTKLPEAAEIFIKATSNCCGRLCGHCCCPCCIQMCSRMNDQCAIVLTQLCGALACLGCYACCEACCGGQH; encoded by the exons ATGGCCGAGGATTTCGAGGCCGCCGTTGAGGATGGCCTGCGCCTCTCCAAGCGGATATATTTTGGCAAGGACAGGGCAGTGGCGCCTCCCAAACCACCCACTGCCATGGAGAGGGCCGCGGGATACTCCTTCCTCCCTGCATCTCCAATGATTTACGCCGTGATCAGCGATCCCGCGATTGTTGATAATCCCGATATGCCGAGCTATCAGCCTCACGTGCACGGGAGGTGCGATCCGCCGGCTTTGATTCCCTTGCAGATGAGTGGGGTTTCGCTTGAGGTGGATTCTTATCTGGACATGGCTTTTGTGACGGTGACGGGCTCGTGGCGCGTGCATTGCGTCATGGGCAACCGCAGCTGTGATTGCCGCATCGCTGTCCCAATGGGCGAACAG GGTTCACTTCTAGGTGTTGAGGTTGAGGTACCAAGGAAATCATATCGTACTCAACTGATTGCCATAGACAATGAAATTGGTACAGAAAAGGCAGCCAAGATTGAAGATGGAGGCTTTCTGAAAGCTCATATATTTACTCTTAAAGTCCCACAG ATAGATGGAGGAACCAATCTTTCGGTCAAAATTAGATGGTCTCAAAAATTGTTGTATCGTGATGGCCAATTTACCTTGAACATTCCATTTAGTTTTCCCGAGTATGTAACGCCCGCTGGTAAGAAGATTTCTAAGCGTGAAAAGATACAGTTGAATGTTAACTCTGGTTCGGGAACTGAAGTTTTGTGCAAAACTACGAGTCATCCGCTGAAG GAGCGGCTACGGCAAGCGGGAAAGTTGGGTTTCTTGTATGACTCTGAAGTTCTCACATGGTCAAGAAGTGATTTTGTGTTCACATATGCA ATATCTTCAACCCATACTTTTGGTGGTGTGCTTTTGAGTCCTCCATCATTACACGATGTGGATCATAGAGAAATGTTTTGCTGCTTTCTTTATCCTGGAGTGCAGCAGAATGAAAAG GTTTTCAGGAGGGTTGTGGTATTTGTCGTCGATATAAGTGGGAGCATGAAGGGTAAACTGCTTGATGATACAAAAAATGCACTCTTTGCTGCACTTTCAAAGCTCAACCCTGGAGACTCGTTTAATGTAATTGCTTTCAATGGTAAAACATACCTATTTTCCTCATCTTTGGAGTCAGCTACCGCAGGAGCTATCGAGAAAGTCACTCAGTGGGTTAATTTGAATTTTGTGGCTGGCGGGGGAACAAACATTTTGCTTCCTTTGAATCAG GCCATTGAGATGTTGTCAGATTATCAAAATTATTTTCCAATCATTTTTCTCATAACTGATGGGGCTGTTGAAGATGAGAGACATATTTGTGATGCGTTGAAAAGCCAGTTAACAAATCAAAAAAATGTTTGTCCACGAGTTTCTACATTTGGCATAG GTGATTTCTGTAATCATTACTTCCTTCAGTTGCTTGCAACAATTGGTCGTGGGCATTATGATTCTGCTATTGATGTGG ATTCAATCGAGATTCGAATGGAAGGACTATTTGCCAGAGCCTCATCTATCTTCCTTGCAAATATTTCTTTTGAGAATGTAGATGGACTTGATGATCTTGAG GTGTTTCCTTCTCGAATTCCAGACCTTT CAAGTCCCTTGATAGTGTCTGGAAGATACAGTGGAACATTTCCAGAGATTCTTAAAGTTAAAGGTGTCCGACCAGATACAAGCAATTTCTCTCTTGAACTGAAGAGTCAAGAGGCAAAGGAGATACCTATTGACAAG ATAGTAGCCAAGCAGCATATTGAACTCCTTACAGCTCAGGCCTGGTATTCAGAAAGTAAGGAGCTCGAGGAAAAG ATAGCTAAAATGAGTGTCCAAAATGCCATTTTTTCGGAGTATACTCAAGTGGTTTTGCTTGAGACAGCGGAGGGGAAAACAAGTGCAAATTCAACCAATTCGAAACAG GTGTCCAACAAAACCCGTCATAAGAAGACCGAAGACTCTAAACCACAAAAGTTGATCGTTCTGAACAACGTTGGACTCGGTTTTGGCAATATAGATGCAACGAAGGAAAACATACCTCCAGGATCTAGTGACACCAAACTCCCTGAAGCTGCAGAAATATTTATCAAAGCCACGTCCAACTGCTGTGGAAGACTTTGCGGCCACTGCTGTTGCCCGTGCTGTATCCAAATGTGCTCCCGAATGAATGATCAATGTGCAATCGTGCTCACTCAGTTGTGTGGAGCCTTGGCATGTTTAGGTTGCTACGCGTGCTGCGAGGCATGTTGTGGTGGTCAACACTAG
- the LOC140842703 gene encoding protein trichome birefringence-like 16, whose product MIKEGIRGIKVSQVVLVLIGLVSATVLVLAWTNTTFLSYLIPTQMCISQLDQDYNYAKGKWVFDDSWPLYSGSDCKQWLSPMWACRLMQRKDFEYEKLRWQPNGCSAEPFTASKFLTRMRNKTLAFVGDSLGRQQFQSLMCMVTRGEKRPDVLNVGYEYGLVKARGAIRPDGWVYRFPSTNTTILYYWSASLCDLEPIDTSNSTTDIAMHLDRPPAFLHNFLHKFDVLVLNTGHHWNKDKLKANRWIMHVGGIPKINTNTGITDIMDAKKFTVYSIVKWVNTQLPKYPGLKVFFRSISPRHFFNGDWNTGGTCDNITPLSHGKEVVQDYSSDGIAAGAVNGTRVKLLDITALSQLRDEGHISRYSIRPTTGMQDCLHWCLPGIPDTWNDILFAQL is encoded by the exons ATGATTAAGGAAGGCATTCGTGGAATCAAGGTTTCACAGGTCGTCCTCGTTCTCATTGGTTTAGTTTCGGCAACGGTGCTTGTATTGGCATGGACAAATACCACATTTCTCTCCTATCTAATTCCAACCCAGATGTGCATATCGCAACTAGATCAAG ATTATAACTATGCCAAAGGTAAATGGGTCTTTGACGATAGCTGGCCATTATACTCTGGCTCTGACTGTAAGCAATGGTTGTCGCCAATGTGGGCTTGTCGCTTGATGCAACGCAAagactttgaatatgaaaaacTACGCTGGCAACCCAATGGATGTAGTGCTGAACCGTTCACAGCTTCCAAGTTCCTGACGAG AATGAGGAATAAAACTCTGGCTTTTGTCGGGGACTCACTAGGTCGACAACAGTTCCAGTCGCTCATGTGCATGGTGACACGTGGTGAAAAAAGACCCGATGTTCTCAATGTTGGGTACGAGTACGGTCTTGTAAAAGCCCGTGGGGCCATCAGACCAGATGGATGGGTTTATCGATTCCCCAGTACAAATACCACCATCCTTTACTACTGGTCAGCAAGTCTCTGCGACCTAGAACCCATCGACACATCCAACTCTACCACTGATATTGCGATGCATCTGGATCGACCCCCAGCATTTTTGCataattttcttcacaaatttgaCGTTCTTGTTCTGAATACTGGACACCATTGGAATAAAGACAAGCTGAAGGCTAATCGTTGGATCATGCACGTTGGGGGCATCCCCAAGATCAACACAAACACGGGAATCACAGATATTATGGATGCGAAAAAATTTACAGTATATAGTATTGTCAAATGGGTGAATACACAGCTCCCAAAATATCCAGGTTTGAAAGTATTTTTCCGTTCTATATCACCCAGGCATTTTTTCAATGGAGACTGGAACACTGGGGGAACTTGTGACAATATCACTCCACTTTCGCATGGAAAGGAGGTTGTACAAGATTATTCCAGTGATGGTATTGCAGCAGGGGCAGTTAATGGAACCAGAGTTAAGCTTCTGGACATCACGGCTCTATCCCAGCTGAGAGACGAAGGTCACATATCTCGTTACAGCATTAGACCGACAACTGGGATGCAGGATTGTTTGCATTGGTGCTTGCCTGGTATTCCAGATACATggaatgatattttatttgcGCAGCTCTAG
- the LOC140803754 gene encoding protein LURP-one-related 6-like, with translation MFKLLSTRDQSMASKPGGGMMMPIVSKVYCSPDEVVCAVRRRPNVPNGGGFVVADCGQRVVFKVDGCGILGKKEEMILKDGEGNDLLLVRRKASIIEALSFTRQWKGFTRDFLGSDKLVFTLKEPNSCLSSNTPIRISAESTEFGTYRNLEIMGDFQRRSCTIVNSYGDVIAQIGVREEVEQVMSSRDLYHVRIKAGIDQAFVFGMIAVLDYIYDGSTRC, from the exons atgttcAAGTTGTTGAGTACAAGAGACCAATCAATGGCTTCTAAGCCAGGTGGAGGAATGATGATGCCAATAGTGAGCAAGGTGTATTGTTCGCCTGATGAGGTAGTTTGTGCGGTTAGGAGGCGGCCGAATGTGCCGAATGGTGGTGGATTCGTGGTGGCGGATTGTGGCCAAAGGGTTGTTTTTAAAGTGGATGGATGTGGGATTCTTGGCAAGAAAGAAGAGATGATTCTTAAGGATGGGGAGGGAAATGATTTGCTACTTGTCAGGAGAAAGGCAT CAATCATCGAAGCACTAAGCTTCACAAGACAATGGAAAGGCTTCACTCGTGACTTCTTGGGATCAGACAAGCTTGTCTTCACCTTAAAAGAACCAAATTCATGTCTTTCGAGCAACACTCCCATCAGGATCTCCGCTGAATCAACGGAGTTCGGCACTTACAGAAACCTTGAAATCATGGGTGATTTCCAGCGAAGGTCTTGCACCATTGTCAATTCCTACGGAGATGTAATAGCACAG ATTGGTGTTAGGGAAGAGGTGGAGCAGGTGATGTCAAGCAGGGATTTGTACCATGTAAGAATAAAGGCTGGAATTGATCAAGCCTTTGTTTTCGGAATGATTGCGGTTCTGGATTACATATACGATGGATCCACCAGATGCTGA